From Hypomesus transpacificus isolate Combined female chromosome 3, fHypTra1, whole genome shotgun sequence:
tctctctccctccctcctgtctctctccctcctcctgtctctctccctcctcctgtctctctccctcctcctgtctctctccctcctgtctctctccctcctcctgtctctctccctcctcctgtctctctccctcctcctgtctctctccctcctcctgtctctctccctcctgtctctctccctcctcctgtctctctccctcctgtctctctccctcctgtctctctccctcctcctgtctctctccctcctcctgtctctctccctcctcctgtctctctccctcctcctgtctctctccccccctcctgtctctctccctcctcctgtctctctccctcctcctgtctctctccctcctgtctctctccctcctcctgtctctctccctcctgtctctctccctcctgtctctctccctcctcctgtctctctccctcctgtctctctccctcctcctgtctctctccctcctcctgtctctccctcctgtctctctccctcctcctgtctctctccctcctcctgtctctctccctcctcctgtctctctccccccctcctgtctctcttcctcctcctgtctctctccctccctcctgtctctctccaactgGCCTGTCAATAATAAAAGATGATAAAGGCCCAGAATAAGGTTGTGTGGACACTCCCTTCAGCTCTCCCTGTGTTCtgatggaagtgtgtgtgtgtgttcagccggAGGCCCCCAGCCGGcccccctcccaggcccccctgCTGCCCGAGGCAGAGCAGCAGTTGCTGCAGGATCTGATGAGTGAGGCCATGGAGGACACAGACAGCCAGCACGCCCTGGGTCTGCAGCCCAACGGTGGGCCTGCACTCAGACAGCCTCGGCATGACCAGTtagacacagtacacacacacacagtacacacacgtgCCAAAGTCTTCAGCGTCAGTTTTACAGGTAAATCAAGAAAGGTTCTAGAACTAATGAAATGGAAAGACAAAACACAATTTTTCTCAACGTCGCACTTTAATACTACCTCACAAATACAGAGGAAAAGTAAGACAATATTCATATCAAATCAATCTTAGGTTCATAATACATTTGCATAGTACACATCGTAGTTCTAATGACAGTTCTTTTCCCTCCATTGTAGGACTTCATGAGGCTCAGAATCTGGACCAGGACCCTCCCCGCTCTGACCTCTTCCTGTTCCCGGACGAGAGCGGGAACCTGCCGCAGGAGTCCAGCCCCACCTACCCCACCTACCCCACGCTTCACTCCCCCCTCATCACCCCCAACCTCACCCAGGAGGCCGACGACTTCTGCATCCTGGAGACTCCCAACTCCAGAGCCGAGGTTAGAGCTTGTATCAACGGAGCCAATGTGCCAAGAATGTCCCAAGAATTCCCACGTCTTGAATGACCGTGTGTTGTTTACATGACAGTGAATCTCTTGGACTGCTACACAGGGTCTTCCTACTGTCATGTATAATGTATCATTTAGACAAGGTTTTTGTCCAAAGCCATGTACAGCACAAGGGAGGAATTCGAACCCATGACCTccagatctgcagtcaaattctCTAACCACAGAGTGACATTCTCCCCAGCCTGAACAGCCTGTTGTTTCAGTCAAGGTTCATTGGCCTGGTTCATGTGTCTGTGCTGCGTACCTCAGGACAAGGACCAGGAGCCGGTGGTTCACAAGCTGACCGACGACACCATCGAGGTCAGAGACGACCACTTCAGCCAGCCCCTGACCAGCAGCGACTCCAGCAGGGGCACCCTGAATTTCCCCATCCCAGAGGTGCGCTACTTCATCAGGGAGATCTCTGTGGTCTGGCACCTGTACGGAGGGAAGGACTTTGGAGCCGCGGCGTACGCCTCCTCTCCAGCCAGAAGCAGGGGGTgagtctgtgggggggggggggggtgagtgtgggAGGTGAgtttgtggggggaggggggtgagtgtgGGGGGTGAGTCTGTGGGCATGGGGGGGTTAGTGTGGGGGGTGAGTCTGTGGGCATGGGGGGTGagtctgtctgggggggggagggggagtctgTCTACACGGCTGTGGTTGAACCTGTGCTGATCTCTCGTCATCTGGTTGTTGAAGGTGCACGCCTCACAGCTCCCCGTCCCAGACCCCGGTCAGGCAGGGCCGGGCTGGGGGACGCCCcgggggagggtggggcaggAACCCGGATGTCCTGATGGAGATCCAGCTCAGCAAGGCAAGACACCAAACCAACACCGACAGTTGTTGGGTTGGGATGGTTTGGTGTGATGAGCGTGATCTTTCCAAACCCAACAGCCAACAGTAGAATGTTTGTTGGACGTTGTTGGGGGCAGTGTGAGTTCTAACAGGTGTTCTTGGTGGTGTCCTCAGGTGAGGTTCCAACACGAGGTGTACCCTCAGATGAACCAGGTGTCTTGTGGGTCGGCGATGGACCAGCCTGTGTCTCGGCAGGTATTCATCGTCCAGGACCTGGAGATCCGAGATCGCCTGGCCACCTCCCAGATGAACAAGTTCCTGTACCTGTACACCAGCAAGGAGATGCCCCGCAAGGCCCACTCCAACATGGTGAGCACCAGCAGCAGAGCCTGGAGGAACAGGCCATGTCATGGTTAAAAcgcgggtgggtgggtgggtgggtgtgggagaGGCAGGTTGGTGCTGAGTGTGAGGTTCCCTTGCAGCTGACAGTAAGAGCCCTGCACATCTGTCCTGAGATGGGCCCTGCGCCACAGGAGTGCTGCCTCCGGATCTCTCTGATGCCCCTCCGCCTCAACATCGATCAggtgagcgagggagagagacagagaagcagacagATAGAATCCCAGCAGTGATGATGAGTGCCCTTTTGAGTCAGACCCGATCACATGACCGTGGTCCCCTTTTGCCTTCTCGTAGGATGCCTTGTTCTTCCTGAAGGACTTCTTCTCCAGCCTCGCTGCTGAGGTGGAGCTGTTCTCTCCCCCGGACCAGGAAGGTAAGTCTGAGGCCAGCTCACCTGGTGAGTGCTTGTACCATGTAGGCTAAGGCCTGGGTTCGAATCTGGCCCTGTCCCTTTGCTgcctgtcttcccctctctctttcctgtcatACTTCACCTAAAAACTATCCTAGAAAGCATGGAAAATTCCACCACCAAAAATTCTTATAACAAAATAAGGTAAGGCTGCTTTGCTTCAGCCTGTAACACAAAGCCGTACTTGATGTGAGGGTCGTGGCCGCACCGTTATCCGTAGTGACGAGTGGAATGGTCCGTGTTGTTCCGCAGCTCTGTATGTGTCCATGAAGAAGCCTCCTACTCCAGAGGTGTCCTGCAGCTTCTCCAAGCACGGAGGGACCGGCCAGGAACCGGCCCCCATCATCTCTGTTCCCACCCAGAGCCGTGCCAGTCAGAACGGGCTGGCCGCCTCAGGCAGCGAGGACCCTGGAGAAGCTGATGCTGCCGCTGCCTCGTTCACAGACCAACCCATCTTCTtcaggttgttttttttttccaacctCTCGATATGTTTTTCACACAAATaatgaagaaagaggagaacagagaagcctaaaacagagtagagcagagtacagtagaggatAGTAGAGTCCTAATCAAGTACTCCTCAATGAGTACactctaaaaaatatatttgtcaaCCTTTCTAAACTTTTGTCACACTCAACACAAAGAttcacgtaaaaaaaaaaaatctttattgAAAGATATATTAAAAACTTTTGAAACTTATTTAgaaaagtatttgtacttgaaCAGTTGATCAACTAAGATTTCGTATTTCTATCACAGAGAGTTCAGGTTTACGTCTGAGGTACCGATACGGCTGGACTATCATGGGAAACATGTTTCAATGGAGCAGGTATGTTGTATAAGAGCACTTTGTAATACATTATGTATAAACGCATACAGGATGTGTACATGATTGTTGTAATTGTCTTTTAAAGTACAGTTATTGTCTTTTATAGTACAGTACATCAAACACTGAATGGATAAGGAGTACATTGTTTCCAGAGAGCAGTAGGTTTGACTTGTCTTGCACTGCTTCTGTGTTTCAGGGAACGTTTGCAGGGATTGTAATTGGGCTGACACAGCTGAACTGCTCCGAGCTGAAACTAAGGCGATTGTGTTATAGGCAAGGGTATGTTTAACCTGCACTGCAATCCTCATAAACTGGAAGGCTTTTCTTTATGTCTAAACTATTGTACTGGTTTCTTTAAGATTATAAACAAAAAAATCTCATTAAGAAACGGCATCAGTGCTGATTGTTTACTTGGTTTTCTTGCAGGCTGCTAGGTGTGGATAAGCTCTTTTCCTTTGCTATAAACGAGTGGCTCAATGACATCAGGAAGAACCAGCTGCCAGGACTGTTGAGTGGCGTGGGGCCCATCCACTCGCTGGTCCAGCTGGGTGAGTGGGCGGGACAGGCAGGCCGATCCACTAGTTCAGGGGTACAGACCTATGTTCTCATGGACGTTTTGGAAAGCACATTTTCACGGGGGATTGTtcacagaaatgatcaaatgcgCCTTTGTAAGGAGATTTGAGAAAAGCTTGTTAGTACCTCACAGTAGTGACCGAGGGCATTATGATTTAGGCCACTCCGATCGCAGTTGAAATAATGTTATTTTGTTGATGTTTTACTGCCACGCTGGGGTATAAAGCTACTTTGTCTAAAAGGTTTGTTGACAAAAGTGATGTACACCAAATGATCATGTGGTTGGTGGATTTCCTTACGGATTGGGTTTGTGTTCAGTCCAGGGCTTTAGGGATCTGGTCTGGCTGCCCATAGAGCAGTACAGGAAGGACGGCAGGATCGTCCGAGGGTTCCAGCGTGGAACTGCCTCCTTTGGAACCTCAACCGCAATGGCTGCTCTAGAACTCACCAACCGCATGGTCCGGACCATCCAGGTAGATCCAGCCGCTCCGATCCACCTTCACACGTCTACTGTGTGAACACATAGAGCAGTTATGATGATCTAGATCCAAGTAGTGAAGATCAACTCagaatctgtctgtctgtgtgtctctttccttCAGGCAGCAGCTGAGACGGCCTACGACATGGTGTCCCCAGGACCCGATGAGCGAGAGACGAAGAGGGTGAAGCGTTTTTCTCATTACCGATTGGCTCATCAGCCAGTTGACCTCCGCGAGGGCGTCGCCAAAGCCTACACCGTTGTAAAAGAGGTAAATAAACAGTCTGAAAAAAAAATAACCCCACGAATAACAGACGTGGCTGCTGTGACCGTGGTAACGTTGGCTGCGTGTGTCTCCAGGGGATCACGGACACGGCGTTGACCATCTACGACACGGCGACCCGCGAGCACGAGCAACGGGGGATGacgggggcggtggggggggtcCTGCGACAGATCCCCCCCGCCGTGGTCAAGCCCCTCATCATGGCCACTGAGGCCACCTCCAACGTCCTTGGGGGCATGAGGAACCAGATCCACCCGGACGCGAGGCAGGAGGAGTCTCACAAATGGAGGCAAGGGGAGGAGTGATGGGCCCACTGACTGGACTGACTTAACTGACATCAGAATCAACCGCCATTTTTTAAAACAGGCCAACTGACCCTCAGCTTAAGCTTGGCTCCTCAAGCTGCTCCCGTGTGCACAATTCTGGAAGGACCTGGTGCTGATTTACTCGTCTGTGCTGGTGTGAATACAAAAGGTCATCTCATAGGAAGTAGAATCAGCTGGGTCTCCTTCTCACATACCCATCGCTGTGCCTTCATGGTTAAAATAGACAACACACTACGATTTGTTAGACAAGGGGACTTTGCGGCAAGGGTAATGTATGCAGACAGAGTTTAGGCCATTGTGCCCTGTAGTTCTACAATAAATCACATTTTTTAAGGGTATGACTGGCTCTTTGAATGTGACAGCAGTCTTTGATAAACGATGAGGAAAAACTACATTGGTGACTAATGAAGGTGACATGAGTTTGAAGTACATTTCTTTGCAGAACTTTAAAATGCCTGGTACAACTAGTCTGTTGCAATTGGGTATTATTGGTATCTTATGTCAAATAATTTCTTAGATAAGCTGTAAACTAATGTAATATCACCTGTatgttatgtatgtatgtattttatgtttgtgtgggcACTGTCATCAACAATATGTAACATTTCAGGCAAATGTAATTGTAAACAGTCAGCattgtaaaatacatttaagtgaTACTATACCAATTTATGACATGGTCACGTTTGACTAGTACATAGATAAATAGAACAATTATGTAAAAGACAGGCCTATATAGAATTACTTCGCTTTAAAACTCACAATTGGAAATGGTTCTTGCCTAACGTTTTATGGCACCAATTCCACTTTTATTTTTACGGTTGTTTGTGTAATAGACTTTTCCTctccacatatatatatatttcaaaacCACACAATTTCAATTTCTACATATGGTGTCACCTAAGGCTTAAAAACCATGTTCATGTTGAAACTTTTTAGTCAACTTGTGTGGTCACGCAATTTCTAAATTCACATAATGTCACGTGTTGAAAAAGGAAGACATTGTTTATATCTTATGTAACTCATTAGTAATTGTGGAAAATAAGAATATCGTTTATTGTACATATGTGTACAGTTAACTTTCGCCATTTGTATTAAAAGCATGACATGTTTATTAAAAGGGAAATAAATATTTAAAGTCCACAAATGTTAAGAGCTAATCAGTTTTAGGGGAAATTGGTAGCTGCTTTACTGCCTGTTCCATGGACTGAAGGAGAAGATGGAAGAAACGTCaacacttttttgttgttgtcgtcaGAAGCCAATAAGATAGACTTGCATTATGTGTCTCAAATGGAGTTAATGCCCTATGCTATAAACGGCCACCGCTTAATATATGACCCAACTACTGTGTTCCCCAATGTCTGTGAACTTTTGAGTTTCAACGTTGTTATCCAACCTTAATTGTTGTTGTCTCAGCTAGTTTGTGTTTGGTCGTTACCATAGGTACCGGAATATCGGCGTTTGGTAAGTGCAAtcataacatttattttgttaCACCAATATAGTCTAGCACAAATGATTTGTTGTATGATTTGATAACCGTGGGTTATAAACGGTTAACATTGatatttaaaatcataatatcAGTCCATTATTGTCACGCTTGAAATGTAGCCTATACAGATGATGTTGGACTTCACCGTCAATCTGAAAACCCTTGGGTTTGAGTGTGGACTAAACGAAACTGAAAAGGAATACTTGTTCCTGCGTGCACGATCCGCTGGACTGTCTATTTGTGGATGTGCGCATGCTGCTTTTGTCTGCAAACTTGCTAATTCCTTGAGGTAGAGTACATGACATTCCATAGTACACAAATAATTTCTACAAAATTTGTCTCACAACTCCCTTATAATGGCTAAGGATCATGTTTTATTTGTATCTGGAGGAAGACCATTCAAAGGAGAATTGTGGACCAAGATGTAGGGGCATCAAGTGTCTACAGGCCAGAGATGGAGCTAAAGGTGGGTATTCTTGGAGGAGGTAACCTTGGTAAACAGTTGGCCCATGTGCTTCTGGAAAAGACTGGAATAAAACCATCTCAAATCAACATTTCAACTCGGAGACCTGAAACTCTTGGTAAGTCTAAAAACAGTCCTCTTGTCATCCTATAACTGTATTCTGCTCATACCTTTAAGAAGAATATGTTTGTCATGCATTGCAGAAGAGTGTGTCAAAATGGGGATTAAGTGCTACTTTGACAACCGGAGACTTGTGGCCTGGGCACACCTGCTGTTCCTCTGCTGCCTGCCCTCCCAGGTGACCACGGTGTGTGCAGAGATCCGCTCTCACGTACCCAAACACTGCCTGGTGTACAGCTTCACGTCTGCTGTGTCTGTCAAAAGGTAAAACCTAGTATTTTCCTTTAGTTGTAGAATCGTAATAAAAGTGATCAACAACACATTGTCATGTTGTATCACGTGTTGTAGGCTGGCACAGATTCTTGGACACGACTTCATTCTGAAACCACAATATGAATTTGGGGTTTGTGACTGGAGTGATGAGTGGCTGTCCCACAGTCATCTGACTCTGGCTGTAAAAGACCCCAAATTAGTGGAATCATCTTGTCCTCTTACACTGAGTGGTGGGTTATATTGGTATTAAACACTACTGTGCTATGCACAAATACCTCAGATACATTGTGTCCCATATCAATTATTTAACTAACTTTGTTCGTTTATCTAAAATCGTATTCAGGTAGCCTGTCTCTGAATCCAAAGTGGGTGTCTGGACTGTTCTATTCTCTCCTGAACATCTGCACCGAAACACAGAGGACATCGGCTGAAGCCCTGGAACTAATCAATGAGCTATTTAAGTTGAAAGAGTCAGACACTGTGAAATTCACCCAACACAGTTATGTCAGTTCTTCATATGCATCATCCCTTTCCCCAGACGAGTAAGTTGTGTACCTCTGCAATCTATTCATTACCGCACTGTGTCCTGGATTTAGATGAAGATAGATGTGAAGAAAGGAAAtgattattttgtttgtttgattcaCCTGTTGAATTCATTTTGTTTTGCTGTTTTTTCAGGCCTTTTCCCTGGATAAATTTGATTGATGCTCAGACAAAGGAGACACCATTATCATGCTTTATAACAAGGAACAAAGCAATTCAAGGGTGTATCTCTGCTGTTTACAAACAATCCCTCGCAGGGCAGGAACACTAAAAATGGAAGATAATGGCACTAGTTAAAGAAGGTATCACAAAATACAGCATCTCGTGTCATGTTGCTTTTCAGAAATATTTTATGCCAATACGTAGGTATTCAATAAAGATCTATTGATGATTAGGCTACATTTGGTCATATGCTATTTACACTGTGAAGTGAAGCCTACGTGTTCTGAGAATAcagaaaaaggaaaacaaaatccTCACTGTTGGGTGGAATGTCACTTTAACAAAGCACACCCCCGGATTTCGTCAACATTCGTGAAATTACGGAAGTATTAAAACCGAAGGACGAGGGATTTTTTTCTTCGGGGAATCGGAGCATTTTTACTTCGTTGCTTGTTCACTGGATACATATCCGGGGGGGCTGTTGACAGCCAAAGGGGAATAATCGTACGCTACACCAAATCACATGATTGACATCTCTTGTAGGTTTGTACTTTCATTACTTGTTACTTTCTTATTCAGAGGAGTGATACGACTTGGTGAGGCAACACCACTAGGCAGCTAGCTAGTTGCCAGTGGCTAATGCTAACGTCGCTATCCAGGTTGTCGACGATAGAGCAAATTTACAAGCTATCGTAGGCTAGCTTCAAGGGAAGTGatgctgctggtgctgtgctgCCAAGCGATCCTCTTCGCTAGAGTAGGGATCAAGTTGGACGAATGGCGCTTTAAGAGAGAGCACCATTTTATCTAGCAGTTTTGCGTTTTGATTCCACAGTTCGGTTGTCACACATGAGAGTAACATTTGCACGATTCGATGGTCAATAACAGACTAGGCTGCATAAGAGAAAATCATTGCGGATGTTTCAACATATTTGACAATTGTAGCTAATGTATTTCCAATTTGAACATTTCTAGTGTGTCAATCATCCATCTAAAGCTTGACCCCATGGTGCAATGTCAATGACACAACGCCTTTCTTATTCGTTAATTTAAAAACGtgtgagatagagggagagagggagggagagagataaagagagggagggagagatagagatagggggaggaagggagatgggTGGGAACCAGAGCGAAAGAAGGTCGGTAGCATGTGAACAGAAGTGTTCATCGACTCATTTCAGATATGGAGAGATTAGAAGCTACATCGGAGCTTCAATCCAGATTGTCATCGCTGTCAGTTTCTTCTTTCCCCGGAATTACATCTAAAAATTGGGAGAACAGTCCGTTAGACAGGTATGTCATATAGCTACTCATCGAGTCCTGGTACCTGATTTGATCTTTGATTAAATGTTCTTGACCACTCTTAAATCCAACCAATATAGTCATACATAGCTGTTGCTTTTTAAGATTGACAGTCACTGTTGGACTTCTCCCCTGACATGAATTATTGAGGAGTGATTACAACatgagctgttttttttttttcaggctTCAGAGTACTGACGTCTCACAGAATAGCACCTCTTCAATCAATCAAGCTAGTATGGGTGAAATCAATCACACCATGGAGGTATATTGAGCTTGCTTTGCCTAATAGCACCACAGAGATTGATAAACATGAGTTGACCTTcgttaaaggtgtgtgtgtgtgttctaatgtgttttgttttcagAGTAATCAGGAGGTTCCTAATGTGCAAGCTGCGGGCGGAGACACAGAAGACGACAGCGCCGCGGGGGACACTCAGAACACTACGGAGAGAAAAGGTGAGGCTCAGTGTCACTCCTAGTGGTGCTTAGAGACGCCTCACACTTCAAACCCACTAGCTCTCCAAGGTTTAGGATCTCAGGGAAAATCTAAACGACATGGGGGAGCGGGTTCAATCACCacccaaaaaagaaaatgttgaaAACTTCCAACAATTGTGCCCTTCCAGATATTCCCCTTCCAGATCAAATGAAAGCTTAAAAATGCCCTATTTTTTATACTTTAATGTATTTTTGAGGGGGTTTCACTCTGTGTTTTGGATCGGTCTGTTCTTGTAACACAGCCCAGCTGCCTCCGTTGAAGCCTCCGTCCACCTGGACGTCCCCAGCGCTCAGAGAGCTGAAGACCAAGCTCCGGCTTGAGAAGGACAGCGTTGTGACAGTGTACCGCGGGGACATTATGACTGTGCATGTTCCCACCGCCCCAGAGGGGAAGCAGGTGTGCTGGGAGTTCGCCACTGATGGCTATGACATCGGCTTCGGGATCTATTTCGATTGGACTCCTGTCACCAGCCGGGCCATCACTGTGCACGTCAGCGAGTCCAGCGATGATGAAGACGAGGACGAAGATCCCGAAGGTGAGTTGGTACCTCTCCCAGATTTATTTTATAtaagaaaatatataaatattatcaTGTTTTGGCATGGACTCTTTTACATGACATACATTGATTTCTGCATCCATACATCCATGTATTAGTtgttcagttgtgtgtgtgtgtgtgtgtgcgtgtgtgtgcgtgtgcgtgctgtCTGTTACAGGACCTGTTAGCAGTGGAGATGTGGAGAAGGGTTCCAAAGCAGTAGCCAACGTTAACCTGGGGGAAATCCTCCCTGTGTATCGCCAGGACAGTCACTTGTCTGTTCATGGCGGATGTCATGAATTCCCAGGCGAGGGCACCTACCTTCTTAAGTTTGATAATTCCTACTCTCTATGGCGTAACAAGACTCTGTATTACAGAGTGTATTACAGTGCCTAAATATCCAGTGTGTAGTTATATATGAATGTATGACTCCCAAAAAATGACAAACTACTATTTTTGATGCCATATACAAAGAATATATACTGAATATGTGATAGTTAATAGTTGTATATTTTTGACACAATCAGAGCTTGTGTTTGCTCCTGTAGGCCACACAGTTAATCTGCAGAACCAGAGTGCTACGGAGCATGACATTTATTAGTATGTCTCCATGTGTTTCTAAAGAATATTTAATGAAGCCTTGCACATTGGCAattgttc
This genomic window contains:
- the tmed8 gene encoding protein TMED8 isoform X2, which codes for MERLEATSELQSRLSSLSVSSFPGITSKNWENSPLDRLQSTDVSQNSTSSINQASMGEINHTMESNQEVPNVQAAGGDTEDDSAAGDTQNTTERKAQLPPLKPPSTWTSPALRELKTKLRLEKDSVVTVYRGDIMTVHVPTAPEGKQVCWEFATDGYDIGFGIYFDWTPVTSRAITVHVSESSDDEDEDEDPEGPVSSGDVEKGSKAVANVNLGEILPVYRQDSHLSVHGGCHEFPGEGTYLLKFDNSYSLWRNKTLYYRVYYSA
- the tmed8 gene encoding protein TMED8 isoform X1, which codes for MIDISYMERLEATSELQSRLSSLSVSSFPGITSKNWENSPLDRLQSTDVSQNSTSSINQASMGEINHTMESNQEVPNVQAAGGDTEDDSAAGDTQNTTERKAQLPPLKPPSTWTSPALRELKTKLRLEKDSVVTVYRGDIMTVHVPTAPEGKQVCWEFATDGYDIGFGIYFDWTPVTSRAITVHVSESSDDEDEDEDPEGPVSSGDVEKGSKAVANVNLGEILPVYRQDSHLSVHGGCHEFPGEGTYLLKFDNSYSLWRNKTLYYRVYYSA
- the tmed8 gene encoding protein TMED8 isoform X3; protein product: MIDISCRLQSTDVSQNSTSSINQASMGEINHTMESNQEVPNVQAAGGDTEDDSAAGDTQNTTERKAQLPPLKPPSTWTSPALRELKTKLRLEKDSVVTVYRGDIMTVHVPTAPEGKQVCWEFATDGYDIGFGIYFDWTPVTSRAITVHVSESSDDEDEDEDPEGPVSSGDVEKGSKAVANVNLGEILPVYRQDSHLSVHGGCHEFPGEGTYLLKFDNSYSLWRNKTLYYRVYYSA
- the noxred1 gene encoding NADP-dependent oxidoreductase domain-containing protein 1 isoform X1 is translated as MMLDFTVNLKTLGFECGLNETEKEYLFLRARSAGLSICGCAHAAFVCKLANSLRKTIQRRIVDQDVGASSVYRPEMELKVGILGGGNLGKQLAHVLLEKTGIKPSQINISTRRPETLEECVKMGIKCYFDNRRLVAWAHLLFLCCLPSQVTTVCAEIRSHVPKHCLVYSFTSAVSVKRLAQILGHDFILKPQYEFGVCDWSDEWLSHSHLTLAVKDPKLVESSCPLTLSGSLSLNPKWVSGLFYSLLNICTETQRTSAEALELINELFKLKESDTVKFTQHSYVSSSYASSLSPDEPFPWINLIDAQTKETPLSCFITRNKAIQGCISAVYKQSLAGQEH
- the noxred1 gene encoding NADP-dependent oxidoreductase domain-containing protein 1 isoform X2, giving the protein MELKVGILGGGNLGKQLAHVLLEKTGIKPSQINISTRRPETLEECVKMGIKCYFDNRRLVAWAHLLFLCCLPSQVTTVCAEIRSHVPKHCLVYSFTSAVSVKRLAQILGHDFILKPQYEFGVCDWSDEWLSHSHLTLAVKDPKLVESSCPLTLSGSLSLNPKWVSGLFYSLLNICTETQRTSAEALELINELFKLKESDTVKFTQHSYVSSSYASSLSPDEPFPWINLIDAQTKETPLSCFITRNKAIQGCISAVYKQSLAGQEH